The Bacillus oleivorans genome has a window encoding:
- a CDS encoding VanZ family protein yields MLQCFTQLGKERGTMRLFFRWLLILSPFLYMGLIWVLSSLPHDAIIRVSDNEFDKWFKESLHLIEFGILYCFIVFFFIMIGKFSLRSSRFAAVWACLYGVIDELHQYTVPYRSFAVIDLVKDFIGVFVCYMIITRTFFASPPKQPGLALKKIQVYLTGSNK; encoded by the coding sequence GTGCTACAATGTTTTACGCAGCTTGGAAAGGAACGTGGTACAATGAGGCTGTTTTTCCGTTGGTTATTGATTCTGTCTCCCTTTTTATATATGGGCCTGATTTGGGTCTTATCGAGTCTTCCGCATGATGCGATTATCAGAGTCAGCGATAATGAGTTTGATAAATGGTTTAAAGAATCCTTACATTTAATAGAGTTTGGGATTCTCTATTGTTTCATTGTTTTCTTTTTCATTATGATTGGGAAGTTCTCTTTGAGAAGCAGTCGTTTCGCTGCGGTTTGGGCATGTCTTTATGGGGTGATTGATGAGCTGCATCAGTATACGGTTCCTTACCGTTCATTTGCGGTGATAGATTTAGTGAAGGATTTTATTGGGGTTTTCGTTTGTTATATGATTATTACTCGAACGTTTTTTGCGAGTCCGCCGAAACAGCCGGGGCTGGCATTGAAAAAAATTCAGGTATACC